A segment of the Marinomonas posidonica IVIA-Po-181 genome:
TCACTGCCGTAGGAGCGGGTTCCAACCACCGCACTGCGAAAAGTAGCATTGATGTCAACAACAGGCGTAAATGACCAATTAATGCCCAGCAACTTTGCTTCCTGAGCAATCACTTGTGTGCAATAGTTCACCGCTTGAGTCTCTTTTAGCCCTGCCAAACCAAGCTGGTTAGGCACTTGAGCACCAAACGGAAAACTCATTCCACCGCCTTCTAAATCCGCACTGACTAATAAAGGCAAATCCGTACAGGATTTCAACTGGTTCATGGTGTTGATTTCCGTGTCCAAATCAAATCCCACAAACTTAGTAATGGCACCGGGTTGAATGGATTTAACCAAGGCCAACTCGGCGTCCGAGTTCTCTCTAATCATTAAATTAAAAAGCTGCCCCACTTTCTGCTCTAAAGAGAGTCCTTCAAACGTCTTCTTTACCCATTCAACTTGGTTTGACTCTAGATTAAATGGGGCTTTTTTTAGATCTTCATACATATCAAATTAACCCTTATGTCCATCTGCATTCGCTTTACGGGCTTTTCTTAACCCCTCTTGCATAGTGACTTCCACCTCAGCATTAATGGGATAAAAGAATGCAATCACGACAATACATGCTGCTCCAAAAGCCGGTAATAAACTCATAAAGATGGTAATCATATTTTTTGCAGCATCGGTTTGCTCAACACCAGCTTGATAACCTGCATAGCTCAATCCTGCACCGACAATGGCACCGCTTAATCCCATTCCGAATTTATGAGAAAACGTCGCGGAGCTGGTCGACAAACCAACGACTCGACGACCCGATTTCCATTCAACGTAATCAGCCGTGTCCGCTACCACCCCCCAAAGACAGGATGCGGCCACGCCTTTGGTCAATTGATTGAAAAAGATAATCACGTATATCATGGTCAAATTAGCGGGATCCACCCAATACAAGCTACCAATAAAGCACATGCTCGAAAGAGCCGCAGCCATGATCAAACTGCGTTTCGCAAAACGCTTAACAAGCTGGGACATAATAATGGCACCAACAATCATGCCCAGAGTCGCACAGGTAAAGAAGGTACCTGCCGCACTCACGTCGCCCACATTGTAAGTGAAGTAGTACATACCTACGGCAAATGGCATCAAACCGAAAGTAAACATGGGCACACCCATTAAAATAGTGATCCACCAAGCTCGATTTTTCACCACCACCGCAAAGTCTTGTTTCACCGAAGAAGATTGCTTCACCATTGGAACGCGTTCTTTAACACGAGCAAAGCACAACCAAAACATCACCACCATGATGGCGCTTAACAGCATCATGGTGTATTGAAAGCCTTGTTGCTGATCTTCACCACCAAAGAATGTTACCAAGGGCAAAGTACCTGCGTTCACTAATAGCGCGCCACTGAAGGCCAATACCATTCTAAAGGACGCCATCTGGCCACGTTCGACTGGACTATCAGACATAGTGGCAGGAAGAGAAGAATATGGAATGTTAATGGCGGTATAGAGCGTCATTAATAGGATATACGTGGCAAACGCCCAGATGACCTTGTTTGACTCGCTCAAATCTGGCGTCGTAAATGTCAGAATAGCGACAATGGCTAACGGAATAGGAACATACAAAAGATAGGGGCGAAATTTACCAAATCGACTGCGAGTACGATCACCAATCATCCCCATAATTGGGTCTGATACTGCATCCCACATTCGCGTCACAAAGAACAAGGTGCCGACAACGGCGGCAGAAATACCAAAGACATCCGTATAAAAGAACATCAAATAGGTACCCACAGCAGTAAACACTACGTTACTGGCTAAGTCACCAAAGCCATAACTGACCTTATCGAAAAACGATAACTGTTTCATAATCACCTCTTTTATTTATTGTTATTTGGTCATTATGAGAATTATAAAAAAGAGCGCTATCCGATTTTTGACCTAGCCACTAGCCGATTTTTGACCTGCTCCCCTAATTAGCAATATGAAAACGCAGGTCATAAATACAAATATTGTTTGTTTAACCAAGGTAGGATCTTCTGCTTTAGCACGCCCAGATCAACTCCCGCATACGCTTCTCCAAACTGCACCAAATTGACATTTTGGCGGGTTAAACGAAACTCTGTTGGCGTACAGTTATATTCACGACGAAAGGCTGTATTAAAGGCCTTAACAGAAGGAAAACCATGATCGAAAGCGATGTCCGAAACGGATTTTTGCCCCTTTTGAGCTAAGTCCGTTAAGCTCTTTTCGAGACGATATAGGGTCAGATAACGCAGAAAAGTTTCCCCCACTTTGGCTTTAAAATAACGGCTTAAATAGGCTTCAGTCATGCCTTTTTCAGTGGCCAATAAAGATAACGAGAGATGTTCACGATAACGAGATGTGATCTGACTTAATAAATCATGAATCAACACCGCGGATTCGATGGATTCGGGTTGTAATTGCTCAGCTTGAGGGAAATATCGAGCCAGAATTAACGTCAGTTTTGATAAGTATACCTTTTGCGCCATCTGCCAATGTTCAGCTCGATGGTGAGACTCCCACCAAAGATGAGACAGTAGTTCTTTAATCTCGTTTGCCAAGCCTTTTTGAACCAGATTCCAATCATCAAACATTAATGTCGCGACAGAGACCTGTTCGAACTCATGCTGCAAACAAATGACCAGATTATCGTCGTCCAGCGTTTGGGTTGCATGGGGTAAGCCTTTATTAATAAATAACAGCTCACCTTCCTTGAGCATAATAACATCGTCCAATACTTGAACCCGTATACGCCCTTTTACCACCCACAAACACTCATGAGCATCATGGTGATGCAATTCACATTGAGTCACGCAATGGGCAAAGATGCGAGCATCTTCTTCTAATATCTCTGCTCGATTAGATAAATACATGGCAAGGTCAACTTCCTAATTTGCGACTTCACTCTCCTGCCACGCATCATAAGCAAGTTATTGACAAATGTCACAACGAAAAAAGCCCCGCAAATGCGAGGCTTCGATTCAATCAATGAATGATTAAGTACGTTTCATTGCAAATAAACCATAGCCAACGACAACAAGGAAACAAGCCGCTGGCACAACATATGACACGGTTGCATTGTAAGTATCAATGGTGGCACCCTGAACCAATGGCATAATCGCACCACCTAGGATCGCCATAACCAAACCCGCTGAACCGAACTTAGTGTCATTGCCTAAACCATTTAATGCCACCCCATAAATAGTAGGGAACATCAAAGACAAACAGGCTGAAATCGAAACAATGGCCCAAACACCGGACACATCAGGGGTCATCACAGCGTATAGGCAAAGCATCGTCCCAGCCGCCGCCAGAATGCTTAACAACACAGCAGGACGACAGAAGCCCATCAACCAAGTCATCACAAATCGAGAAATCAAAAAGATGATCAAGCTGTACTGCAAGTAATCCGCCGCACTGGCTTCGGTACCGCCAATTGCTTCTTGTACGTATTGAATGGTAAAGGTCCAAGTACAGGTTTGTGCTGCCACGTTAAAAAATTGTGCCACCACACCCCAACGATATTGGGGGTTAGACATCAAACGGCGGAAGGTCGCCGCAAAATCAATGTTAGTAGCATCTTCACGATAGCCGGCACCAGAAGCATTGGCTTTTGGCACTCGAATAAAGTACACCAATACCCAAATCAGCATCAGTACAAATGCCATACCAACATAAGGTGTCATCACGCCGGTTAGCTCTTCTGCTTGAATGCTTTGTAGCATGTCAGGTGTCATGCTGGCTCTTTGTTCTGCTGTTGCTGTATTCAATTTAGGCAAAATCAGTGTTGCCGCTAAGAAAACACCAATGTTGGTACCGACTGGATTAAATGCCTGAGCCAAGTTCAAACGACGTGTTGCTGTCTCTTCTGGTCCCATTGCCATGACAAATGGATTCGCCGACGTTTCCAAAATAGACATACCAGCAGCCATGATAAACAAAGCGGCTAAGAAAAAGCCGTAGGTCATAGAAACACTAGCAGGGTAAAAAGCGAATGCCCCAAGGATCGCCAAGCCTAAACCACTCAATACACCCGCTTTATAAGAATAACGTGCGTTAATGAACGCGGCTGGAATCGCTAAACAAAAATAAGCGCCATAATAAGCAAACTGAACTAATGCCGACTCAAAGGTACTCATTGTAAAGATCTTACTGAATACTTTAACCAAGGGGTCTGTCATGTTGGCGGCTACGCCCCATGCTGCAAAGCAAGTAATCAATAGAATGAAGGCCAATTTCATATTGCCGTAAACAAACTGGTTAGAAGTGTTTTCTTGGTTCACTGAATTTTGATTTTTCATAAAGCAACAACATCTGTAATTATAGTTGGATGACATGCTGCATAAAGAAGACCGAAATCGCTTCCGCAACAGTCAGACATTGATAATGATTTTCAACGGGTAAAACTCCGCCTAATTCTCTAATTAAAGGTGTTCTTTACGACATCCATTAATCACACAATAAAGCGACGTTTAATACTCGTCATCTCAGAATTTGGGGCAGGATCCTACCACCAAGTTTTACCAAAAATTACCTTATTGATCGAAACCCGCTCAAATCACGCCCAATTAACCTTTTCTTACCCATTTCATTAACATTAATGAAATATTCATGACAAAGAATTCATTTAATCAGTATTTTCATGCATAGAAAACGACAGGCTCGGTGCATTAAAATTGCCTTCATAAGCGTGCTAACATACCCTCTTTGTATTGACGACAGCGCTTCCGATTAAGCCCTGTATTGACCTGCAAACCAATGCTTTAGCAGGCCCTTCTCACTCAGTTAGGCGCAAACAAACATGACCACAAGCAACACCAAAAAACGCTACCCTCGTCCCGCCATTAGTCTAATAGCGACAGACATACCTAAATACGGTATTGATGTCTTTATAGGAGGGTCTCAAGGCGCGGCTGACAAGGCTTTTCATCAACAACACAATATCAAGGTAATCTTTAATTGTGCGGTGAATTTGGATATCGATCTGGCGACCAACACT
Coding sequences within it:
- a CDS encoding MFS transporter, producing MKQLSFFDKVSYGFGDLASNVVFTAVGTYLMFFYTDVFGISAAVVGTLFFVTRMWDAVSDPIMGMIGDRTRSRFGKFRPYLLYVPIPLAIVAILTFTTPDLSESNKVIWAFATYILLMTLYTAINIPYSSLPATMSDSPVERGQMASFRMVLAFSGALLVNAGTLPLVTFFGGEDQQQGFQYTMMLLSAIMVVMFWLCFARVKERVPMVKQSSSVKQDFAVVVKNRAWWITILMGVPMFTFGLMPFAVGMYYFTYNVGDVSAAGTFFTCATLGMIVGAIIMSQLVKRFAKRSLIMAAALSSMCFIGSLYWVDPANLTMIYVIIFFNQLTKGVAASCLWGVVADTADYVEWKSGRRVVGLSTSSATFSHKFGMGLSGAIVGAGLSYAGYQAGVEQTDAAKNMITIFMSLLPAFGAACIVVIAFFYPINAEVEVTMQEGLRKARKANADGHKG
- the fucP gene encoding L-fucose:H+ symporter permease; amino-acid sequence: MKNQNSVNQENTSNQFVYGNMKLAFILLITCFAAWGVAANMTDPLVKVFSKIFTMSTFESALVQFAYYGAYFCLAIPAAFINARYSYKAGVLSGLGLAILGAFAFYPASVSMTYGFFLAALFIMAAGMSILETSANPFVMAMGPEETATRRLNLAQAFNPVGTNIGVFLAATLILPKLNTATAEQRASMTPDMLQSIQAEELTGVMTPYVGMAFVLMLIWVLVYFIRVPKANASGAGYREDATNIDFAATFRRLMSNPQYRWGVVAQFFNVAAQTCTWTFTIQYVQEAIGGTEASAADYLQYSLIIFLISRFVMTWLMGFCRPAVLLSILAAAGTMLCLYAVMTPDVSGVWAIVSISACLSLMFPTIYGVALNGLGNDTKFGSAGLVMAILGGAIMPLVQGATIDTYNATVSYVVPAACFLVVVGYGLFAMKRT
- a CDS encoding AraC family transcriptional regulator; its protein translation is MYLSNRAEILEEDARIFAHCVTQCELHHHDAHECLWVVKGRIRVQVLDDVIMLKEGELLFINKGLPHATQTLDDDNLVICLQHEFEQVSVATLMFDDWNLVQKGLANEIKELLSHLWWESHHRAEHWQMAQKVYLSKLTLILARYFPQAEQLQPESIESAVLIHDLLSQITSRYREHLSLSLLATEKGMTEAYLSRYFKAKVGETFLRYLTLYRLEKSLTDLAQKGQKSVSDIAFDHGFPSVKAFNTAFRREYNCTPTEFRLTRQNVNLVQFGEAYAGVDLGVLKQKILPWLNKQYLYL